One Cellulomonas soli DNA window includes the following coding sequences:
- a CDS encoding potassium channel family protein: MDARLRPGPSTSSKKDAGVLVIGLGRFGSAIASTLERLGQDVLAVEKSPEIVAQWAGRVPLVEADCTNPDALEQLGARDFSVAVVGVGSYLEASVLITGNLVDIGIPQIWAKATSPEHSRILQRIGAHHVILPESDAGSRVAHLVSGKLLDYIEVEDGFTIVKMRPPKETQGFTLAQSKVRSRYGVTVIGVKSPGAEFQYATPETRVSGTDIIVVSGHADLLERFAARP; this comes from the coding sequence CTGGACGCGCGACTGCGCCCTGGGCCCTCGACGTCGTCGAAGAAGGACGCCGGCGTGCTCGTCATCGGGCTCGGCCGGTTCGGCTCCGCGATCGCGAGCACCCTCGAACGGCTCGGGCAGGACGTGCTCGCCGTCGAGAAGAGCCCCGAGATCGTCGCGCAGTGGGCCGGTCGCGTGCCGCTCGTCGAGGCGGACTGCACGAACCCCGACGCGCTCGAGCAGCTCGGCGCGCGGGACTTCTCCGTCGCGGTCGTCGGCGTCGGCTCGTACCTCGAGGCGTCGGTGCTCATCACCGGCAACCTCGTCGACATCGGGATCCCGCAGATCTGGGCCAAGGCCACCAGCCCCGAGCACTCCCGGATCCTGCAGCGCATCGGCGCGCACCACGTGATCCTGCCCGAGTCCGACGCGGGCAGCCGGGTCGCGCACCTCGTCTCGGGCAAACTGCTCGACTACATCGAGGTCGAGGACGGCTTCACCATCGTCAAGATGCGCCCGCCGAAGGAGACGCAGGGGTTCACCCTCGCGCAGTCAAAGGTGCGCTCGCGGTACGGGGTGACGGTCATCGGTGTGAAGAGCCCGGGCGCGGAGTTCCAGTACGCGACGCCGGAGACCCGCGTCTCGGGCACCGACATCATCGTCGTGTCGGGGCACGCGGACCTGCTCGAACGGTTCGCCGCGCGGCCGTGA
- a CDS encoding helix-turn-helix domain-containing protein, which yields MSEQPGRVRFLTVLEVADIMRVSKMTVYRLLHSGELPGVRVGRSFRVPQDALDHYLRTATTVEHEQGEDRGRLSS from the coding sequence ATGAGCGAGCAGCCTGGTCGGGTGCGGTTCCTCACCGTGCTCGAGGTCGCGGACATCATGCGGGTCTCGAAGATGACCGTGTACCGGCTGCTGCACTCTGGTGAGCTGCCGGGTGTCCGGGTGGGCCGCTCGTTCCGGGTCCCGCAGGACGCGTTGGACCACTACCTGCGCACGGCGACCACGGTCGAGCACGAGCAGGGCGAGGATCGCGGTCGGCTCTCGTCCTGA
- a CDS encoding 30S ribosomal protein bS22 has protein sequence MGSVIKKRRKRMAKKKHRKLLRKTRHQRRNKK, from the coding sequence ATGGGCTCCGTCATCAAGAAGCGCCGCAAGCGGATGGCCAAGAAGAAGCACCGCAAGCTGCTGCGCAAGACGCGCCACCAGCGTCGCAACAAGAAGTGA
- a CDS encoding acetoin utilization protein AcuC: protein MREATGAGRDPAVGGRRPGGDALADLPARLPVRVVWSPELLGYDFGHGHPMTSERLELTIRLAEDLGLLDHPDLDLVGAGPASDELLATVHEPAYVAAVHAAAEHGTRDPVRGLGTDDDPVFADMHEAAARVVQGTVEAALAVWQGRAAHAVNVTGGLHHAMPGAASGFCVYNDAGVAIRRLLAEGVQRVAYVDVDAHHGDGVQTVFWDDPRVLTVSIHETGHMLFPGTGHARETGGEGAPGGAVNVALPSGTADAGWLRAFDAVVPAALRAFEPEVLVTQHGCDAHPEDPLANLRVSVDAQRLAAQWLHELAHELAGGRWVALGGGGYAVLDVVPRVWAHLIGIATHRPVDPALPVPERWRSMVRDRYGRPGAASMSDGPAPRFTPWSSGYDPSDDVDRAIRATRTAVFPWLGLDPEHD, encoded by the coding sequence ATGCGGGAGGCCACCGGAGCGGGGCGAGACCCTGCGGTCGGGGGTCGCCGACCCGGGGGCGATGCGCTCGCGGACCTGCCCGCCCGCCTGCCGGTCCGCGTCGTCTGGTCGCCCGAGCTGCTCGGGTACGACTTCGGGCACGGGCACCCGATGACCTCCGAACGCCTCGAGCTGACGATCCGTCTGGCCGAGGACCTCGGTCTGCTCGACCACCCCGACCTCGACCTCGTCGGCGCCGGCCCGGCCTCCGACGAGCTGCTGGCGACCGTGCACGAGCCCGCCTACGTCGCCGCGGTGCACGCCGCCGCGGAGCACGGCACCCGGGACCCTGTCCGGGGCCTGGGTACGGACGACGACCCGGTGTTCGCCGACATGCACGAGGCGGCGGCCCGGGTGGTGCAGGGCACGGTCGAGGCTGCGCTCGCGGTGTGGCAGGGCCGTGCGGCGCACGCCGTGAACGTGACCGGCGGCCTGCACCATGCGATGCCGGGCGCGGCGTCGGGCTTCTGCGTCTACAACGACGCGGGCGTGGCGATCCGTCGGCTGCTGGCCGAGGGCGTGCAGCGCGTGGCGTACGTGGACGTCGACGCCCATCACGGCGACGGCGTCCAGACGGTGTTCTGGGACGACCCGCGCGTGCTGACCGTGTCGATCCACGAGACCGGGCACATGCTCTTCCCCGGGACGGGGCACGCGCGCGAGACGGGCGGTGAGGGCGCGCCCGGTGGTGCCGTGAACGTGGCCCTGCCCTCGGGCACGGCCGACGCGGGCTGGTTGCGGGCGTTCGACGCGGTCGTGCCAGCGGCCCTGCGGGCCTTCGAGCCCGAGGTGCTCGTCACGCAGCACGGGTGCGACGCGCACCCGGAGGACCCGTTGGCGAACCTGCGGGTGTCGGTGGACGCCCAGCGTCTGGCCGCGCAGTGGCTGCACGAGCTCGCTCACGAGCTGGCCGGTGGCCGGTGGGTCGCGCTGGGGGGTGGCGGCTACGCGGTGCTCGACGTGGTCCCGCGCGTGTGGGCGCACCTGATCGGGATCGCGACGCACCGACCTGTCGACCCGGCGCTCCCCGTGCCGGAGCGGTGGCGGTCGATGGTCCGCGACCGGTACGGCCGCCCGGGTGCCGCGTCGATGTCCGACGGGCCTGCCCCCCGCTTCACGCCGTGGTCGTCGGGCTACGACCCGTCGGACGACGTCGACCGGGCGATCCGTGCGACGCGGACGGCGGTGTTCCCCTGGTTGGGTCTGGATCCCGAGCACGACTGA
- a CDS encoding TrkH family potassium uptake protein, with product MALGGAGVLRRGREYVDRSARQSPARLALGVFAAVIATVTVLLSAPWATVAGGRAPFVDAFFTATSATTVTGLVTVPTGEYWSTWGLVVILVAIKVGGLGVMTLASLLGMAVSRRIGLTGRLLVASETKVTRLGEVGSLVRTVIVTSTALEVAIALVLLPRFHMYDESWGQAAWHALFYAVSSFNNAGFVPTPEGLAPFVSDWWVLLPIILGVFIGSLGFPVILNIASHLRAPRRWNLHTRLTLVTSALLAVGGSVLVAAFEWTNPGTFKPLDAPATVLASLFAGVMPRSGGFSTVDVAQMHQGTWLLNDALMFVGGGSASTAGGIKVTTLAVMLLAIVAEARGDRDVEAYGRRISRDTLQVAIAVSLVSATIVLVAALLLLSMTGLTLDQVLFEVISAFATCGLTTGITPDLPDGAKYVLAVLMFIGRTGTMTLAAALALRNRRRVIRLPEERPIIG from the coding sequence ATGGCACTCGGTGGTGCCGGTGTGCTCCGGCGTGGACGCGAGTACGTCGACAGGTCCGCACGGCAGTCCCCCGCCCGGCTGGCCCTGGGCGTCTTCGCCGCGGTCATCGCGACCGTCACGGTGCTGTTGTCCGCACCGTGGGCGACGGTCGCCGGCGGGCGGGCGCCGTTCGTCGACGCGTTCTTCACCGCGACCTCCGCCACGACCGTGACCGGGCTGGTGACCGTCCCCACCGGCGAGTACTGGTCCACCTGGGGCCTGGTCGTCATCCTCGTGGCGATCAAGGTCGGCGGCCTGGGCGTGATGACGCTCGCCTCCCTGCTGGGCATGGCCGTCTCGCGGCGCATCGGCCTGACCGGGCGGCTGCTCGTCGCCTCGGAGACCAAGGTCACCCGGCTCGGCGAGGTCGGCTCGCTCGTGCGGACCGTCATCGTCACGTCCACGGCCCTCGAGGTCGCGATCGCGCTCGTGCTGCTCCCCCGGTTCCACATGTACGACGAGAGCTGGGGGCAGGCCGCCTGGCACGCCCTCTTCTACGCGGTCTCCTCGTTCAACAACGCCGGGTTCGTGCCCACGCCCGAGGGCCTGGCACCGTTCGTGTCGGACTGGTGGGTGCTGCTGCCGATCATCCTCGGCGTGTTCATCGGGTCGCTCGGCTTCCCGGTGATCCTCAACATCGCCTCGCACCTGCGCGCGCCGCGCCGGTGGAACCTGCACACCAGGCTGACGCTGGTCACCAGCGCGCTGCTCGCCGTGGGTGGCTCGGTGCTCGTGGCCGCGTTCGAGTGGACGAACCCGGGGACGTTCAAGCCGCTCGACGCACCGGCGACCGTCCTCGCCTCGCTGTTCGCCGGGGTCATGCCCCGCTCGGGCGGCTTCTCCACGGTCGACGTCGCGCAGATGCACCAGGGGACCTGGCTGCTCAACGACGCGCTCATGTTCGTCGGCGGCGGCTCGGCGTCCACCGCCGGCGGCATCAAGGTCACCACCCTGGCCGTCATGCTGCTGGCGATCGTCGCCGAGGCGCGCGGCGACCGTGACGTCGAGGCCTACGGGCGGCGGATCTCGCGCGACACCCTGCAGGTGGCCATCGCCGTCTCGCTCGTCTCGGCCACGATCGTCCTCGTCGCAGCCCTGCTGCTGCTGTCCATGACGGGCCTCACGCTCGACCAGGTGCTCTTCGAGGTCATCTCTGCGTTCGCCACCTGCGGCCTGACCACGGGCATCACGCCCGACCTGCCCGACGGCGCCAAGTACGTGCTCGCCGTGCTCATGTTCATCGGCCGGACCGGCACGATGACCCTTGCCGCGGCGCTCGCGCTGCGCAACCGTCGTCGTGTCATCCGGCTCCCCGAAGAGAGGCCGATCATTGGCTGA
- a CDS encoding LacI family DNA-binding transcriptional regulator: MHEVAALAGVSIKTVSNVVNGYQYIRPATREKVEAAIAELGYQVNVSARNLRRGRTDLIGLAVPELSLPYFAELADSVIRAAEARGVTVLIEQTGSSRERELEVLSGQRRHLTDGLIFSPLALGQQDHDALQVDFPMVLLGERIFGGPADHVTMNNVEAARSATAHLLGLGRRRIAVIGAHEGEMMGSAALREKGYRQALEEAGVPFDPALLAEAGLWHRATGAEAMHRLLDAGVEIDAVFGLNDALALGALHALHARRIDVPGKIAVIGFDDIEETAYSSPTMSTVAPGREQIAQTAVDLLLARIADPDPDRPYQRVVADFTIVGRESTLGEGAPAQAAPLRTAS; this comes from the coding sequence ATGCACGAGGTCGCGGCACTCGCGGGCGTGTCGATCAAGACCGTCTCGAACGTGGTCAACGGCTATCAGTACATCCGCCCGGCCACCCGCGAGAAGGTCGAGGCGGCCATCGCCGAGCTCGGCTACCAGGTCAACGTCTCGGCGCGGAACCTGCGGCGCGGGCGCACGGACCTGATCGGGCTGGCGGTCCCCGAGCTGTCCCTTCCGTATTTCGCCGAGCTGGCGGACTCGGTCATCCGGGCGGCCGAGGCCCGCGGCGTCACGGTGCTCATCGAGCAGACCGGGTCGTCGCGCGAGCGTGAGCTCGAGGTCCTGTCCGGGCAGCGACGGCACCTGACGGACGGGTTGATCTTCTCCCCGCTGGCGCTCGGTCAGCAGGACCACGACGCGCTGCAGGTGGACTTCCCGATGGTGCTGCTCGGCGAGCGCATCTTCGGCGGGCCGGCGGACCACGTGACGATGAACAACGTGGAGGCCGCACGGTCGGCCACGGCGCACCTGCTCGGGCTCGGCCGACGCCGGATCGCCGTCATCGGTGCGCACGAGGGCGAGATGATGGGCTCGGCCGCCCTGCGTGAGAAGGGGTACCGGCAGGCGCTCGAGGAGGCCGGTGTGCCGTTCGACCCGGCGCTGCTCGCCGAGGCCGGCCTCTGGCACCGCGCGACCGGCGCCGAGGCGATGCACCGTCTGCTGGACGCGGGGGTCGAGATCGACGCCGTCTTCGGCCTCAACGACGCGCTCGCCCTCGGTGCCCTGCATGCGCTGCACGCCCGGCGGATCGACGTGCCCGGGAAGATCGCGGTGATCGGCTTCGACGACATCGAGGAGACGGCCTACTCCTCGCCCACGATGTCGACGGTCGCCCCCGGCCGGGAGCAGATCGCGCAGACGGCCGTGGACCTGCTGCTGGCCAGGATCGCCGACCCGGACCCCGACCGGCCGTACCAGCGGGTCGTGGCGGACTTCACGATCGTCGGTCGCGAGTCGACGCTCGGTGAGGGCGCGCCGGCTCAGGCCGCACCTCTGCGCACCGCCTCCTGA